A genomic window from Ascaphus truei isolate aAscTru1 chromosome 1, aAscTru1.hap1, whole genome shotgun sequence includes:
- the LOC142468638 gene encoding uncharacterized protein LOC142468638 — protein MEQVSSPGSASSTLLEEHHGDEDDEYDEDDATEETEIQSCDHEEVPIETVVPPNRPSTSTYDAIVASEGKIVDAENRRHSDMMTVLERMIGLQEETVSQLAHLHRVFIEVPKQLQKINTSFEALVVQQTQANYWRMTNVPQFNTSQPGSVHAGQFSPHSSDIHSPGPNVTGQVADIAVQVPDDILPLPSVQIQQQTPTKEATKTKQDTHETDQPSLVQCLPTCSHVSLGTSPVREQSLPKSPVGESLPKSPVGESLPKSPVGESLPKSPVGESLPKSPVGESLPKSPVGESLATSPVGESLATSPVGEQSLATSPTREVPEATQSGSVVPKVGGKRKRKIQETTSRPVTRSQKEQKK, from the exons atggaacaagtgtcttcacctgggtcagccagctcaacactactagaag aacatcatggtgatgaggatgatgagtatgatgaggatgacgccacagaagagactgaaatacaatcatgtgaccatgaagaggtgccaatagaaactgttgtaccgccaaatcgtccatcaacttccacatacgatgcaattgtagcttcagagggaaaaatagtggacgcagaaaatcgtcgccattcagacatgatgacagtgctggaaaggatgattggactgcaggaagaaacagtatcacaattggcacatctccacagagtcttcattgaagtgcctaaacagttgcaaaaaatcaacacctcattcgaagcattagttgttcagcaaacacaagctaattactggagaatgactaatgtaccacaattcaacacctcccagccaggatctgttcatgcaggtcagttttcaccacattcatctgatattcattcaccaggcccaaatgttaccggtcaagtagcagacattgctgtgcaggttcctgatgacatcctaccgctgccatctgtacaaattcagcagcagacacctacaaaggaggcgacaaaaacaaaacaagacacacatgaaacagaccaaccatcacttgtgcagtgtctaccaacttgctcacatgtgtcactgggcacaagccctgtccgtgaacagtcactacccaaaagccctgtaggtgagtcgctgcccaaaagccctgtaggtgaatcgctgcctaaaagccctgtaggtgaatcgctgcccaaaagccctgtaggtgaatcactgcccaaaagccctgtaggtgaatcactgcccaaaagccctgtaggtgagtcactggccacaagccctgtaggtgagtcactggccacaagccccgtaggtgaacagtcactggccacaagccctacccgtgaagtgccagaggccactcaaagtggctctgttgtgcctaaagttggtggcaaaagaaaaaggaaaattcaagagacaacaagcaggcctgttactcgctcgcaaaaggaacaaaaaaaataa